In one Achromobacter spanius genomic region, the following are encoded:
- a CDS encoding HpcH/HpaI aldolase/citrate lyase family protein: protein MTTTAYLRRPPALRRSWMFVPGMDATAQATGLASGTDALVADLEEFTAPVERPAARPRIAALFATCRAQGVVAAVRINKLEDDGLADLRGVMPGAPDAVFLPHAESAAQIIALDQAISTLEAELGLPAGSTEIVPTLESALGLVRAYDILTASPRVSACLLAAEDLTASLGAERGKDGIELHAVRARFLVDCTAAGCVPIDCPFNYRDLPALEADLRWARRLGLKSKCATVAEQVPLIHQVFTPSAPDVDAARNCVARFEAQRAGQHDAERIDPPTYNTARRLLARHDQFERWAAERRAQAVPQPGDLA from the coding sequence ATGACAACGACCGCTTATCTACGCCGCCCCCCCGCGCTGCGCCGCAGCTGGATGTTTGTGCCCGGCATGGACGCGACCGCGCAGGCCACGGGCCTGGCCAGCGGCACGGACGCGCTGGTGGCCGACCTGGAAGAGTTCACCGCGCCCGTCGAGCGGCCCGCCGCCCGGCCCCGCATCGCCGCGCTGTTCGCCACCTGCCGCGCCCAGGGCGTGGTGGCTGCCGTGCGCATCAACAAGCTGGAAGACGACGGTCTGGCCGACCTGCGCGGCGTGATGCCCGGCGCCCCGGACGCGGTGTTCCTGCCGCACGCCGAAAGCGCCGCGCAGATCATCGCGCTGGACCAGGCCATCAGCACGCTGGAAGCCGAACTGGGCCTGCCGGCCGGCAGCACGGAAATTGTGCCGACGCTGGAATCCGCGCTGGGGCTGGTGCGCGCCTATGACATCCTGACCGCCAGCCCGCGCGTATCCGCCTGCCTGCTGGCCGCCGAAGACCTGACGGCCAGCCTGGGCGCCGAACGTGGCAAGGACGGCATCGAACTGCACGCCGTGCGCGCCCGCTTTCTGGTGGACTGCACCGCCGCCGGCTGCGTGCCGATCGACTGCCCGTTCAACTACCGCGACCTGCCCGCGCTGGAAGCGGACTTGCGCTGGGCGCGCCGCCTGGGCCTGAAATCCAAATGCGCGACGGTGGCCGAGCAAGTGCCGCTGATCCACCAGGTGTTCACGCCCAGCGCGCCCGACGTAGACGCCGCGCGCAACTGCGTGGCCCGCTTCGAGGCCCAGCGCGCCGGCCAGCATGACGCCGAACGCATCGACCCGCCCACCTACAACACCGCGCGCCGCCTGTTGGCGCGCCACGACCAATTCGAACGATGGGCCGCCGAGCGCCGCGCGCAGGCCGTCCCACAACCAGGAGACCTTGCATGA
- a CDS encoding TRAP transporter large permease, with product MSSGALFLMGVFTITVLIDMPIAFGLVLACLAYLAVYDAAPMMVAAQQYVVGLDSFTLLAIPLFILAAQLMNGAGLTQRIVRLCAAIVGDIKGGLAVVAVLACLMFGALSGSGVADVVAIGSLLLPAMARSGYDKGFSCALVGSAGATSTIIPPSIVLIVYGTITDTSVGKLFVAGIVPGILLGFSLIGVAIWQSRKHNWAGGQPFSWGELRAATIDALPALMVPVLIIGGIRFGIFTATEAASSAIVYALLIGFFWYRSLSLKSLWSNLKSTGESSASILLLIGASGLFAWVLVAEQVPQALSTLLVEWTDSKTAVLLVLTVVLLLLGTFMEAIPVIIIVAPVVMPVLAHYNIDPVHFGILLSINMAIGANTPPVGVDLMAACKIGGINMMQTLRPLSWMMLAMTAVMLLLTFVPELVLFLPRHVQ from the coding sequence ATGTCTTCGGGTGCTCTCTTCCTGATGGGCGTGTTCACGATCACGGTGCTGATCGACATGCCCATTGCATTCGGCCTGGTGCTGGCGTGCCTGGCCTACCTGGCCGTGTACGACGCCGCGCCCATGATGGTGGCCGCGCAGCAGTACGTGGTGGGGCTGGACAGCTTCACGCTGCTGGCCATTCCGCTGTTCATCCTGGCCGCGCAACTGATGAACGGCGCGGGCCTGACGCAGCGCATCGTGCGCTTGTGCGCCGCCATTGTCGGAGACATCAAGGGCGGCCTGGCGGTCGTGGCCGTACTGGCCTGCCTGATGTTTGGCGCGCTGTCCGGCTCGGGCGTGGCCGACGTGGTCGCCATCGGCAGTCTGCTGTTGCCCGCCATGGCGCGCAGCGGCTACGACAAGGGCTTTTCCTGCGCGCTGGTGGGCAGCGCGGGCGCCACGTCCACCATCATCCCGCCCAGCATCGTGCTGATCGTCTACGGCACCATCACCGATACGTCGGTGGGCAAGCTGTTCGTGGCCGGCATCGTGCCGGGAATTTTGCTGGGCTTCTCCTTGATTGGTGTTGCCATCTGGCAGTCGCGCAAGCACAACTGGGCGGGTGGCCAGCCGTTTTCCTGGGGCGAACTGCGTGCCGCCACCATTGATGCGCTGCCCGCGCTGATGGTGCCCGTGCTGATCATCGGCGGCATCCGCTTCGGCATCTTCACCGCCACCGAGGCCGCTTCCAGCGCCATCGTCTACGCCTTGCTGATCGGCTTTTTCTGGTATCGCTCGCTAAGCCTGAAGTCGCTGTGGAGCAACCTGAAGTCCACCGGTGAAAGCAGCGCGTCCATCTTGCTGCTGATCGGCGCGTCGGGCCTGTTCGCCTGGGTGCTGGTGGCCGAACAGGTGCCGCAGGCACTGTCCACCCTGCTGGTGGAATGGACCGACAGCAAGACGGCCGTGCTGCTGGTGCTGACGGTGGTGTTGCTGCTGCTGGGCACCTTCATGGAAGCCATTCCCGTCATCATCATCGTGGCGCCCGTGGTGATGCCGGTGCTGGCACACTACAACATCGACCCGGTGCATTTCGGCATTCTGCTGTCCATCAACATGGCCATCGGCGCCAACACGCCGCCGGTCGGGGTGGACCTGATGGCCGCCTGCAAGATTGGCGGCATCAACATGATGCAGACCCTGCGCCCGCTGTCCTGGATGATGCTGGCCATGACCGCCGTGATGTTGCTGCTGACCTTTGTTCCTGAACTGGTGCTGTTCCTGCCGAGGCACGTGCAATGA
- a CDS encoding TRAP transporter small permease, whose amino-acid sequence MLNRLSAILSGISKAFAALAVALLAILISYVVFSRFVTHTTPHWAEELPRLVLVWSAFIGGVACSHDRSHLMAGLLPFMVRSPRVLNVVERVNQALVIVGLAVLGYAGWQLAELTGDQTLPALDVSAGTVYLALPFACAITIVVHLAQLFAPTPAMAKE is encoded by the coding sequence ATGCTCAACCGACTGTCCGCCATTCTGTCGGGCATCAGCAAGGCCTTCGCCGCCCTGGCGGTGGCCTTGCTGGCGATCCTGATCTCTTACGTGGTGTTCTCGCGCTTCGTCACTCACACCACGCCGCATTGGGCCGAGGAATTGCCGCGCCTGGTGCTGGTGTGGTCGGCCTTCATTGGCGGCGTGGCGTGCAGCCATGACCGCTCTCATCTCATGGCCGGCCTGCTGCCCTTCATGGTGCGCAGCCCGCGCGTGCTGAACGTGGTTGAACGCGTCAACCAGGCGCTGGTCATCGTGGGGCTGGCGGTGCTGGGCTATGCCGGCTGGCAGTTGGCCGAACTGACGGGCGACCAGACGCTGCCCGCGCTGGATGTGTCCGCCGGCACGGTGTACCTGGCATTGCCGTTCGCGTGCGCCATCACCATCGTGGTTCATCTGGCGCAGCTATTCGCGCCCACCCCCGCCATGGCAAAGGAATAA
- a CDS encoding DctP family TRAP transporter solute-binding subunit, with protein sequence MAGFAPLSAHAMDIKLGHVLAPSHSWNKAAEGFAAEVKEKTDGRVNFVLFPSGQLGNEKTMLEGLQIGSQGAAIIGSGSLQPIEPKFGVVELPYTWSSSQQAYKAFDGELGAALAKLADKKNLTIISWWENGFRHVTNNRGPIAKPADLAGLKTRVTPDKMRLDTFTALGANPAPLAFGELYSALQQKVFDAQENPLSIIYTSSFFEVQKYLSLTGHVWGPASLIISKPVWNRISADDKKVVQAAADKWRDAQRKMITDGDQQFVAQLKEKGMQVNEVDKAAFAAAVQPVWKTYSVTYGPELMALVQKYREAK encoded by the coding sequence ATGGCCGGCTTTGCGCCGCTATCGGCCCATGCCATGGACATCAAGCTGGGCCACGTGCTGGCCCCCAGCCATAGCTGGAACAAGGCCGCCGAAGGCTTTGCCGCCGAGGTCAAGGAAAAGACCGACGGCCGCGTCAACTTCGTGCTGTTCCCCAGCGGCCAGTTGGGCAACGAAAAGACCATGCTGGAAGGCTTGCAGATCGGCAGCCAGGGCGCGGCCATCATCGGGTCGGGCTCGTTGCAGCCGATTGAACCGAAGTTCGGCGTGGTGGAACTGCCCTACACGTGGTCGTCGTCGCAGCAGGCCTACAAGGCCTTTGACGGCGAGCTGGGTGCGGCGCTGGCCAAGCTGGCCGACAAGAAAAACCTGACCATCATTTCCTGGTGGGAAAACGGTTTCCGCCACGTGACCAACAACCGCGGCCCCATCGCCAAGCCCGCCGACCTGGCCGGCCTGAAAACCCGCGTCACGCCCGACAAGATGCGCCTGGACACCTTCACCGCGCTGGGCGCCAACCCGGCCCCGCTGGCCTTTGGCGAGCTGTACTCGGCATTGCAGCAAAAGGTGTTTGACGCGCAAGAGAACCCGCTGTCCATCATCTACACCTCGTCGTTCTTCGAAGTGCAGAAGTATCTGTCGCTGACGGGCCATGTGTGGGGTCCGGCCAGCCTGATCATTTCCAAGCCCGTCTGGAACCGCATCTCGGCCGACGACAAGAAGGTGGTGCAGGCCGCCGCCGACAAGTGGCGCGACGCCCAGCGCAAGATGATCACCGACGGCGATCAGCAATTCGTGGCGCAATTGAAAGAAAAAGGCATGCAGGTCAACGAGGTCGACAAGGCCGCCTTTGCCGCCGCCGTGCAACCCGTGTGGAAGACCTACTCGGTCACCTACGGCCCTGAGCTGATGGCGCTGGTGCAGAAGTACCGCGAGGCCAAGTAA